The Alteromonas stellipolaris genome includes a region encoding these proteins:
- a CDS encoding ABC transporter permease — protein sequence MFFHYIDLSWRSIKRTPVISFLMVLAIAIGIGLTMTSLSVYHMMSMDPIPHKSGAIFYPQLNIMDDGNEWHSSDNLPYQLTYQDAVNLYNADVPVPKSPSFRSGFSVHLNSPDVKPTMEPARLVNSEFFTIFDRPFIYGAPWSLNSQDTHEYVVVISEKINNRLFAGEDSVGQHIYLDNNSYRIVGVTANWDHHVKYYDVNNGAFNSSEQLYIPFGIGALEEITTWGNLNGWKHEGMKNYQDLMHSEHVWLQFWVQLNTEEEKQQFANFLMTYMEDQREKGRFNREALEYKLRNVTEWLEYNSVVSEDNRILVGLSFMFLLVCVSNILGLLLAKFLKRAPEVGVRRALGASKRHIFAQHIVEVSVIGLAGGLLGIVIAQIGLWGIRVTNSYYDALATMDVSMLLAAPIIALVASFLAGLYPAWLVCRTQPAIYLKSQ from the coding sequence ATGTTCTTCCATTATATCGATTTGAGTTGGCGAAGTATTAAACGCACGCCTGTCATTAGTTTTTTGATGGTGCTCGCCATTGCTATTGGTATTGGACTGACTATGACAAGTCTGTCGGTTTACCACATGATGTCGATGGATCCCATTCCCCACAAAAGTGGCGCTATTTTTTATCCGCAGCTGAATATCATGGACGATGGCAATGAGTGGCATTCATCTGACAATCTACCTTATCAACTGACCTATCAGGATGCCGTGAACCTCTACAACGCAGATGTTCCAGTACCTAAGTCGCCGAGCTTTAGAAGTGGCTTCTCTGTGCATCTTAATTCGCCTGACGTGAAACCTACTATGGAGCCCGCGCGATTGGTGAATAGCGAGTTCTTCACTATCTTCGACCGACCTTTTATTTATGGCGCCCCATGGTCCTTAAACTCACAAGACACCCACGAGTATGTAGTAGTGATCTCGGAAAAAATAAACAACCGTTTATTTGCGGGTGAAGATTCGGTTGGTCAACATATTTATCTTGACAATAATAGTTACCGAATTGTGGGTGTCACAGCGAATTGGGATCACCATGTAAAGTACTACGACGTGAACAACGGTGCGTTTAATTCCTCTGAACAGCTCTATATTCCTTTTGGCATTGGCGCGCTAGAAGAAATTACCACATGGGGAAACTTAAACGGCTGGAAGCATGAGGGGATGAAAAACTATCAAGACTTAATGCATTCAGAGCACGTATGGCTTCAATTTTGGGTTCAACTGAACACGGAAGAAGAGAAGCAACAGTTCGCCAATTTCCTAATGACCTATATGGAAGATCAAAGAGAAAAAGGGCGATTTAACCGAGAAGCGTTGGAATACAAGCTTAGAAACGTGACGGAATGGCTGGAGTACAACTCAGTCGTATCTGAAGATAACCGTATTCTGGTGGGGTTGAGTTTTATGTTCCTATTAGTGTGTGTGTCCAACATTTTAGGGTTACTGCTGGCGAAGTTTTTAAAGCGAGCGCCAGAGGTGGGTGTCCGAAGAGCACTAGGTGCCAGCAAGCGTCATATATTTGCCCAGCATATTGTTGAAGTATCAGTGATTGGATTAGCTGGCGGCTTGTTAGGTATTGTGATTGCGCAAATTGGTTTATGGGGAATTCGCGTGACCAACAGCTATTATGATGCCTTAGCAACTATGGATGTCTCAATGTTGCTCGCTGCGCCAATTATTGCCCTTGTGGCCAGTTTCTTGGCTGGACTGTATCCAGCATGGTTAGTGTGCAGAACACAACCCGCTATCTACTTAAAAAGCCAATAG
- a CDS encoding sensor histidine kinase produces the protein MRLIKNKILVAALCATAIGMSPMLYVSDLLVVQKTLLVITSLCLCATAVKVCTAQITNQLDALEIGLLNFKDGEFSSTLACKTNDEFETLCQLYNDTAETLRREKQWLYQRELMLDKVLHSSPDVLLLVNDQMHVVLSNRQACEFFHPTSKVKDSASQANNASRVGANSLGEKSMGTRSLEGYTLGTLLKNKPDTLKDVLLENREGLFTLPQDASGIQTWHMATGTFLLNNQTHRLYILKQMTRELNRQEVSVWKKVIRVISHELNNSLGPISSLLHSGQIVGQQNGDTRLVRVFHTIEERIAHLNQFVQGYGRFAKLPPPVLATIDWDKITAQLSNQCDFTLTMPEAVEVKADAVQVEQLLINLLKNAHESGGNPQDVELVIKQTASQVIIEVLDSGKGMTDSVMTNALVPFYSTKANGSGLGLALCREITDAHNGHLVIQNRKDKGLCVRFIIDKTTK, from the coding sequence GTGAGGTTAATTAAAAATAAGATTCTAGTAGCTGCGCTTTGCGCAACAGCTATCGGTATGTCGCCTATGTTGTATGTAAGCGACTTGTTGGTTGTTCAAAAAACGCTGCTTGTCATCACGTCTTTGTGCTTGTGCGCAACTGCAGTGAAAGTCTGTACTGCGCAAATAACTAATCAATTGGATGCCCTCGAAATAGGCTTGCTCAATTTTAAAGACGGTGAATTTTCATCAACACTGGCTTGTAAAACGAATGATGAGTTTGAAACCTTATGCCAGCTTTATAACGATACCGCAGAAACCCTTCGCCGAGAAAAACAGTGGTTGTATCAACGAGAGCTAATGTTAGACAAAGTGCTGCATAGTTCACCTGACGTTTTATTACTAGTAAACGATCAGATGCATGTAGTGCTGAGTAACCGCCAAGCCTGCGAGTTTTTCCACCCAACAAGTAAAGTGAAGGATAGTGCCTCACAGGCAAATAATGCCAGTAGGGTAGGTGCGAACAGCTTGGGTGAGAAAAGCATGGGTACCAGAAGCTTAGAGGGTTACACCCTTGGTACGTTACTTAAAAATAAACCTGATACGCTTAAAGATGTTTTGTTAGAAAATCGAGAAGGCCTATTTACTTTGCCGCAAGATGCCAGCGGTATTCAAACATGGCATATGGCTACCGGAACCTTCTTACTTAATAACCAAACTCACCGATTGTATATTCTTAAGCAAATGACTCGAGAGCTTAACCGACAAGAAGTGTCGGTTTGGAAAAAAGTAATAAGGGTAATTAGTCACGAGCTGAATAATTCCCTAGGGCCTATTTCTAGCCTATTGCATAGCGGTCAAATAGTGGGGCAACAAAACGGAGATACTCGTCTGGTGCGTGTATTCCATACCATCGAAGAGCGTATTGCCCATTTAAATCAGTTTGTCCAAGGGTATGGAAGGTTTGCCAAATTGCCTCCGCCGGTTTTGGCAACAATTGATTGGGATAAAATAACGGCGCAACTCAGCAATCAATGTGATTTCACGTTAACCATGCCAGAAGCTGTCGAGGTGAAAGCCGATGCAGTCCAAGTAGAACAGCTATTAATTAACTTACTGAAAAATGCCCATGAGTCGGGAGGAAACCCACAGGATGTGGAGCTCGTTATCAAGCAAACGGCCTCTCAAGTGATTATAGAAGTCCTCGATAGCGGAAAAGGCATGACGGATAGCGTAATGACAAATGCGCTGGTTCCTTTTTATTCCACTAAGGCGAATGGAAGTGGATTGGGGCTGGCGCTATGCCGAGAAATTACCGATGCGCATAATGGCCATTTAGTGATTCAAAACCGAAAAGACAAGGGATTATGCGTACGTTTTATTATTGATAAAACAACAAAGTAA
- the prmB gene encoding 50S ribosomal protein L3 N(5)-glutamine methyltransferase, with protein sequence MTDKFYLEEAIEDLHSILDMIRWATSRFNDAALYFGHGTDNAWDEALSLTMQALHLPHSLSEHVGDSMLSSRLTKSEREKIAELVLKRVQTRMPLPYITNEAWFCGMPFYVDERVLIPRSPFAELIQNNFEPFVKEAPSHILDMCTGGGCIAIALAHAYPDSQIDAVDISEDALEVADINIQEHQLSHRVYPIHSDLFTNLTGQKYDLIVSNPPYVDAEDMADLPDEYHHEPELALAAGDDGLELVDIMLRKAPQYLTDNGWLFIEVGNSEVHMDTRFPGLEVIWLSFDNGGQGIFAVNNTTLKNYFNSKD encoded by the coding sequence ATGACCGACAAGTTTTACTTAGAAGAAGCCATCGAAGATTTACACAGCATACTTGATATGATTCGGTGGGCTACCAGTCGATTTAACGACGCCGCCCTCTATTTTGGTCATGGTACCGATAACGCTTGGGATGAAGCATTGAGCCTTACTATGCAAGCGCTGCACTTGCCGCATTCGTTGTCTGAGCATGTTGGCGACAGTATGTTGTCATCACGACTTACAAAAAGTGAGCGGGAAAAAATTGCTGAGCTTGTTTTAAAACGTGTGCAAACTCGTATGCCACTGCCTTACATTACCAACGAAGCTTGGTTTTGCGGCATGCCATTTTACGTTGATGAGCGCGTGCTTATTCCTCGCTCTCCGTTTGCGGAACTGATTCAAAATAACTTTGAGCCCTTCGTTAAAGAAGCACCGTCACATATTTTAGATATGTGTACCGGTGGTGGTTGTATTGCGATTGCGCTTGCGCATGCGTACCCCGACTCACAGATTGATGCGGTAGATATAAGCGAAGATGCTCTTGAAGTGGCTGATATTAATATTCAAGAGCATCAACTCAGTCACCGTGTTTACCCCATTCATTCTGATTTATTTACTAATTTAACCGGGCAGAAGTACGATTTAATTGTATCAAACCCACCTTATGTTGATGCTGAAGACATGGCCGACTTACCTGATGAATATCATCATGAGCCAGAGCTTGCATTAGCGGCCGGCGATGACGGGTTAGAACTTGTGGATATTATGCTGCGTAAAGCACCACAATACTTAACCGACAACGGCTGGTTGTTCATTGAAGTAGGTAACAGCGAAGTGCACATGGACACTCGCTTCCCAGGCCTTGAAGTCATTTGGCTTAGCTTTGATAATGGCGGGCAGGGGATATTTGCCGTGAACAACACAACATTAAAAAACTATTTTAACAGCAAGGATTAA
- a CDS encoding DUF3149 domain-containing protein: MLLSMISDPVVWGSLLGISIIIGMGVFYTYMFMHNSAELDK, encoded by the coding sequence ATGTTACTAAGTATGATTTCAGATCCCGTTGTATGGGGCTCGCTTTTAGGTATCAGTATAATTATTGGAATGGGCGTGTTTTACACATACATGTTTATGCACAACAGCGCAGAGCTTGATAAGTAG
- a CDS encoding MFS transporter, protein MPFANLPFANHKSLIVLALTYWLYFGQLGVLVPYLGIFLDGRGFSSAEIGELFAVITLARILGPGLWAGIADRTGNAVSVLRLGSFLTVATFCSVFLFEGFWGLTLSFGLMMMFWTAVLPQLEVITMKSVVGTKASYGLIRLWGSIGFICLTVGVGKALDSFSTETPVIVSVGVLLLLFVTTLYIQAPKASAEKHTATGSIWQYAKQRPFVVFIFASICLQISFGAYYGFFALYMRDLGYSGQQTGLFIALGVLVEVVIFLIASRLTARFGVWNLLFASLLLTALRWYALAAAADNMAVILLSQVIHALSFGLTHAVSVHFIHQFLPPAFHSRGQAIYISVAFGFGGAFGNYMAGQQWNQGANAYETFATAAVFSAIGAISLFFCKRKQLM, encoded by the coding sequence GTGCCATTCGCTAATTTGCCTTTTGCTAACCATAAATCACTCATTGTTCTCGCCTTAACCTATTGGCTGTACTTTGGTCAATTAGGCGTGTTAGTTCCTTACTTGGGCATATTTCTTGATGGTCGTGGCTTTAGCTCTGCTGAAATAGGGGAGCTTTTCGCAGTGATAACCCTTGCCCGTATTTTAGGGCCTGGATTGTGGGCTGGCATTGCCGATAGAACCGGCAATGCGGTAAGTGTGTTGCGGCTAGGTAGCTTTCTTACGGTAGCCACCTTTTGTTCGGTATTCTTATTTGAAGGTTTTTGGGGGCTTACCCTTTCCTTCGGCTTAATGATGATGTTCTGGACTGCGGTTTTACCTCAGTTAGAGGTTATTACTATGAAGTCTGTAGTGGGAACTAAAGCCAGCTATGGACTTATTAGGTTGTGGGGAAGTATCGGCTTTATTTGCTTAACCGTCGGCGTAGGTAAAGCCTTAGACAGTTTTTCTACTGAAACGCCTGTAATCGTGAGTGTAGGCGTACTATTACTCTTGTTCGTGACCACGTTATATATTCAAGCTCCGAAAGCGAGTGCCGAGAAACACACAGCTACTGGAAGCATTTGGCAGTATGCCAAACAGCGCCCTTTTGTGGTTTTTATTTTTGCTTCAATATGCTTACAAATTAGTTTCGGTGCCTATTACGGCTTTTTTGCGTTGTACATGCGCGACTTGGGCTACAGCGGTCAGCAAACGGGTTTATTCATCGCTCTTGGTGTATTGGTAGAAGTGGTTATTTTTCTTATTGCCAGCCGTTTAACTGCACGTTTTGGCGTATGGAATTTGCTGTTTGCCAGTTTGCTATTAACAGCACTGCGTTGGTATGCGTTAGCGGCAGCGGCCGATAATATGGCGGTGATATTACTCAGCCAAGTGATTCATGCATTAAGCTTCGGATTGACCCATGCGGTATCGGTACACTTTATCCACCAGTTTTTACCACCGGCATTCCACAGCCGAGGTCAAGCTATCTATATTAGTGTAGCCTTTGGATTTGGTGGCGCATTTGGTAATTACATGGCAGGGCAGCAATGGAACCAAGGCGCCAATGCTTACGAAACTTTTGCCACCGCCGCGGTGTTCTCTGCGATAGGGGCGATTTCCTTGTTTTTCTGTAAGCGCAAGCAACTTATGTAG
- the smrB gene encoding endonuclease SmrB, whose product MKAFKKELKAMKKGTEKPKVIEDTFSFADAMQGVKPIEQDKIVPNKKVALEKKKQMAGVKHLKGSKQVAASFSFSDMYQAVLPQDGPMRYCREGVPTHVLKQLRRGDYSPEFLLDLHGMTREMAKTEIASLIYAARKASVDCVSIMHGFGQGVLKNALPHYLIQHPHVNAFHQAPLEYGGQAALLVLLDVPTPEYKR is encoded by the coding sequence ATGAAAGCATTTAAAAAAGAACTAAAAGCCATGAAAAAAGGCACTGAGAAGCCCAAAGTGATTGAAGACACCTTCTCATTTGCTGATGCTATGCAAGGTGTAAAGCCCATTGAGCAGGACAAGATTGTACCGAATAAGAAGGTTGCTCTTGAAAAGAAAAAACAAATGGCAGGGGTTAAACACCTTAAAGGCAGTAAGCAGGTAGCGGCGAGTTTCAGCTTTTCAGATATGTACCAAGCCGTACTTCCACAAGATGGACCCATGCGGTATTGCCGAGAAGGCGTGCCGACGCATGTACTAAAGCAGCTTAGACGAGGAGACTATTCCCCTGAGTTTTTGCTCGATTTACATGGTATGACCCGAGAAATGGCAAAAACCGAAATAGCCTCATTAATTTATGCCGCCCGCAAAGCGTCGGTAGACTGTGTTTCTATTATGCACGGGTTTGGGCAAGGCGTATTAAAAAACGCGCTTCCCCACTACTTAATACAGCATCCCCACGTGAATGCATTCCACCAAGCGCCCCTTGAATACGGCGGACAAGCAGCATTGCTTGTTTTGCTAGATGTGCCCACGCCAGAATATAAGCGATAG
- a CDS encoding ABC transporter ATP-binding protein gives MLTMNNVSKIYQTNSVQTHALRDFSLTVNEGEFIAVTGPSGSGKTTFLNIAGLLEPFTTGQYTLDGVDIGGLSDNETADLRNQKIGYIFQGFNLIPDLNLYENVEVPLRYRGIAAKERKIRIEQCLEQVGLASRAKHLPQQLSGGQQQRVAIARALAGKPRFLLADEPTGNLDSLMARQVMELLEEINKNGATIVMVTHDAELARRAPRNIQVVDGQLADFTLYQGKPTVAATRNDETVVASGV, from the coding sequence ATGTTGACCATGAATAACGTAAGCAAAATATACCAAACGAACAGCGTACAAACCCATGCACTAAGAGACTTTTCCTTAACCGTTAATGAGGGGGAGTTTATCGCCGTTACTGGGCCTTCTGGCTCTGGGAAAACAACGTTTTTAAACATAGCTGGTTTGCTCGAACCGTTTACCACAGGGCAATATACCTTAGACGGTGTCGATATCGGCGGGCTTTCTGACAATGAAACTGCTGACCTAAGAAATCAGAAGATTGGGTATATATTTCAGGGGTTCAATTTAATACCTGATTTGAATTTATATGAAAATGTTGAAGTGCCCCTGCGTTATCGAGGCATTGCCGCTAAAGAACGTAAAATTAGAATTGAACAATGTTTAGAGCAAGTTGGACTAGCCAGCAGAGCGAAACATTTACCCCAACAGTTATCTGGCGGGCAGCAGCAGCGTGTGGCAATAGCACGCGCTCTTGCGGGCAAGCCTCGTTTCTTACTTGCCGATGAACCTACGGGAAATCTGGACAGCCTTATGGCACGCCAAGTCATGGAGCTACTGGAAGAAATAAACAAAAATGGCGCAACAATTGTGATGGTAACTCATGATGCAGAATTGGCCCGCCGAGCGCCTAGAAATATTCAAGTGGTAGACGGGCAGTTAGCCGACTTTACGTTGTATCAAGGTAAACCGACAGTAGCAGCCACCCGCAACGATGAAACCGTTGTTGCGTCAGGAGTATAA
- a CDS encoding sigma-54-dependent transcriptional regulator, with translation MTKVLIVDDNAAVLEALSLLLEIHGYDVVTATTPKAALQIVNYQAIGLVLQDMNFSADTTSGEEGRELFFALRELNPLLPIILITAWTELEQAVELVKAGAADYIPKPWDDSKLITTIKNLVALGQAVSQNKVLKQQAANFDKTRQAAVSIGLVYESAAMQRVVDMSVQVAKSDVPVLITGPNGSGKEKIAELIQSQSPLNQSAFVKVNAGALPQELIEAELFGAEVGAFTSANKTRIGRFEAANQGTLFLDEIGNLPLSGQVKLLRVLQTGEFEKLGSVKTQKTDVRIISATNSDLTRDIANGAFREDLFYRLNVIEINVPPLNERGDDVLALAKHFLPGRDISLTGQQALQAYAWPGNVRELENVCRRVSILHPDGTLDAEDFGLPFVNGDSNTEPNRGKEPSKLEIEAALTEFNGTISKVARYLGLSRQALYRRLDKYGIDYKS, from the coding sequence ATGACAAAAGTGTTAATTGTTGATGACAACGCCGCCGTATTAGAGGCGTTGTCATTATTGCTAGAAATTCATGGTTACGATGTGGTGACAGCCACCACGCCAAAAGCGGCGCTACAAATAGTTAATTACCAAGCGATTGGGTTAGTGCTGCAAGATATGAATTTCAGTGCAGACACCACCTCTGGCGAGGAAGGGCGCGAGCTCTTCTTTGCACTTCGTGAGCTAAACCCGCTATTACCCATTATTCTCATCACAGCGTGGACGGAATTAGAACAAGCAGTAGAGTTGGTAAAAGCGGGAGCGGCAGACTACATCCCAAAGCCTTGGGATGATAGCAAGCTTATTACTACCATTAAAAACCTTGTGGCGTTAGGGCAGGCCGTTAGCCAAAATAAAGTATTGAAGCAACAAGCGGCAAATTTTGACAAAACACGCCAGGCAGCAGTAAGTATTGGATTAGTGTACGAAAGTGCAGCCATGCAGCGGGTGGTAGATATGTCGGTGCAGGTGGCTAAATCAGATGTGCCTGTTCTAATTACTGGGCCCAATGGGAGTGGTAAGGAAAAAATTGCTGAACTCATTCAGTCTCAATCACCGCTTAATCAGTCGGCATTTGTAAAGGTAAACGCGGGAGCCCTTCCTCAAGAGCTTATTGAAGCAGAGCTATTTGGCGCAGAAGTGGGGGCATTTACCAGCGCTAATAAAACGCGAATTGGCCGTTTTGAAGCCGCCAACCAAGGCACTTTGTTTTTAGATGAAATTGGCAACTTGCCTTTGTCGGGCCAAGTTAAATTATTGCGGGTATTGCAAACCGGTGAATTTGAAAAACTGGGCTCGGTGAAAACACAAAAAACTGACGTAAGAATTATATCGGCTACCAATTCTGATTTAACCCGCGATATCGCCAACGGTGCATTTCGCGAGGACTTGTTTTATCGATTAAATGTTATTGAAATTAATGTGCCGCCGCTCAATGAGCGAGGTGACGATGTGTTGGCCTTAGCCAAGCATTTTTTGCCTGGTCGAGATATTAGCCTTACTGGGCAGCAAGCACTGCAAGCCTATGCGTGGCCAGGAAATGTACGTGAGCTTGAGAATGTGTGTCGACGAGTTAGTATTTTGCACCCAGATGGTACCCTTGATGCTGAAGATTTTGGTTTACCCTTTGTAAATGGGGATTCGAATACCGAGCCCAACCGGGGAAAAGAACCCAGCAAGTTAGAGATAGAGGCGGCGCTTACAGAATTTAACGGCACAATATCTAAAGTCGCAAGGTACTTGGGGTTATCAAGGCAGGCCCTTTACCGCAGATTAGATAAATACGGAATTGATTATAAATCGTGA
- the aroC gene encoding chorismate synthase, which translates to MSGNSFGKLFTVTTFGESHGIAIGGVVDGCPPGLTLSEADLQGDLDRRKPGTSRYTTARREDDEVQILSGVFEGKTTGTSIGLLIKNKDQRSQDYSNIADRFRPGHADYTYDQKYGSRDYRGGGRSSARETAVRVAAGGIAKKYLKEVHGVEVHGYLSQLGPISVENVDHTVTNTNPFFCPDESKLEALDEYMRELKKSGDSIGAKVSVVVKNVPVGLGEPVFDRLDADIAHAMMGINAVKGVEIGDGFEVINQKGSEHRDTLSPEGFLSNHAGGVLGGISTGQDLEVHMALKPTSSISVPGKTINKQGEEIEIITKGRHDPCVGIRAVPIAEAMMAIVLMDHYLRHRAQNASVVSTTAPIAGQAGKAE; encoded by the coding sequence ATGTCAGGCAACAGCTTTGGAAAACTCTTCACCGTTACTACATTTGGAGAAAGCCACGGTATCGCCATTGGTGGTGTTGTTGATGGTTGCCCTCCAGGCCTCACGTTAAGTGAAGCTGATTTACAGGGCGATTTAGACAGACGTAAACCTGGTACATCCCGTTATACCACCGCCCGTCGTGAAGATGATGAAGTGCAGATTTTGTCTGGCGTGTTTGAAGGAAAAACCACGGGTACCAGTATTGGTTTGTTGATTAAAAATAAAGATCAACGCAGCCAAGACTACTCAAATATCGCTGACCGTTTTCGCCCAGGCCATGCTGATTACACCTACGATCAAAAGTATGGTTCTCGTGATTATCGCGGTGGTGGTCGTTCTTCTGCCCGTGAAACCGCGGTACGTGTTGCGGCGGGTGGTATTGCTAAAAAATATTTAAAAGAAGTACATGGCGTTGAAGTACATGGGTACCTTTCTCAATTAGGGCCAATTAGCGTTGAGAACGTTGATCATACAGTAACGAACACCAACCCTTTCTTTTGCCCTGATGAAAGCAAACTTGAAGCACTAGATGAATACATGCGCGAGCTAAAGAAATCTGGCGATAGCATTGGTGCTAAGGTTTCAGTAGTCGTTAAAAACGTTCCAGTGGGTTTGGGCGAGCCAGTATTCGATAGATTAGATGCCGACATTGCTCACGCGATGATGGGTATAAATGCAGTTAAAGGCGTCGAAATTGGCGATGGCTTTGAGGTTATCAACCAAAAAGGCAGTGAGCACCGTGACACGCTCTCACCCGAAGGTTTCCTATCAAACCATGCTGGTGGCGTTTTAGGCGGTATTTCAACAGGGCAAGATCTTGAAGTGCATATGGCACTTAAGCCAACCTCAAGTATTTCGGTGCCAGGCAAAACCATCAATAAGCAAGGCGAAGAAATTGAAATTATCACCAAAGGTCGTCACGACCCTTGCGTGGGTATTCGCGCAGTGCCAATTGCTGAAGCAATGATGGCAATAGTATTGATGGATCATTACTTACGTCACCGTGCACAAAACGCTTCTGTGGTATCGACGACGGCCCCTATCGCGGGTCAGGCAGGCAAAGCTGAATAA
- a CDS encoding ABC transporter permease, whose amino-acid sequence MLDIKPIFNAIRRSKIGAVLLLLQIALTMAIVSNAAFMINDHVSYLREDTGFPEKEIFSLSVMTFGKDRSLSQQAELDETMIRSLPGVIDASLIQAIPLSGGGSSSSVRLKPSPEKSKSISVPYYYMDEHGLNTFGIKLLEGRNFRPEEVIVGNDFSGNGPNTSIVSQALADALFSDGGALGETVYLKNRPLEIIGIVGTMKSPWPNGMRDKNTAIVPFMDVQNYQHILVRTDKTERANIMANIEQNMLDVYDKRVIINVDGLDKTKENYDATDVLMMRMLIVLVVILLLVTALGIFGLTQFNISKRTKQIGTRRALGARKSAIVRYFLVENTMVCIAGLLIGGIAAVVLGDVMMKSYSISSLEPEFILGTAVFIFVMSIVAVIFPAMRAANISPSIATRSI is encoded by the coding sequence ATGTTAGACATTAAACCTATCTTCAACGCAATACGCCGCTCTAAAATTGGTGCTGTGCTTTTATTACTTCAAATTGCGCTTACTATGGCGATTGTTAGCAACGCGGCATTTATGATTAACGATCATGTTTCATATCTTCGCGAAGATACAGGGTTCCCAGAAAAGGAAATCTTTAGCTTGTCGGTTATGACATTTGGAAAAGACCGCTCTCTCAGTCAACAAGCCGAACTCGATGAAACAATGATTAGAAGCCTTCCTGGCGTAATTGACGCCAGTTTAATTCAAGCCATACCCTTGTCAGGTGGTGGTTCTTCATCATCAGTGCGTTTGAAGCCATCTCCAGAGAAATCTAAATCCATTAGCGTGCCTTACTATTATATGGATGAGCACGGCTTAAATACTTTTGGTATAAAACTACTTGAAGGGCGTAACTTTAGGCCTGAAGAAGTTATCGTTGGCAATGATTTCAGCGGTAATGGCCCCAATACGAGTATAGTCTCTCAAGCCCTCGCTGATGCACTATTTTCTGATGGCGGTGCACTAGGTGAAACGGTTTATCTTAAAAATAGACCCCTTGAAATTATCGGTATTGTAGGAACAATGAAAAGCCCTTGGCCCAATGGTATGCGTGATAAAAACACGGCTATTGTACCGTTTATGGATGTGCAAAATTATCAACATATTCTAGTTCGAACGGATAAAACTGAAAGAGCTAATATCATGGCAAATATTGAACAGAATATGTTGGACGTTTACGATAAACGGGTCATCATTAATGTCGATGGGTTAGATAAAACCAAAGAAAACTATGACGCCACTGATGTGCTCATGATGCGTATGTTAATTGTATTGGTTGTTATTCTTTTACTGGTGACTGCACTTGGCATATTCGGGCTCACGCAATTCAATATTAGTAAACGCACAAAGCAAATTGGAACCCGACGGGCCTTAGGGGCAAGAAAGTCTGCTATCGTAAGGTATTTTTTAGTCGAAAATACCATGGTATGTATAGCGGGCTTACTGATAGGGGGAATAGCAGCAGTGGTTTTAGGTGATGTGATGATGAAATCCTACTCTATTTCATCATTAGAACCAGAATTCATCCTCGGTACTGCCGTGTTTATTTTTGTAATGAGCATAGTCGCCGTTATTTTTCCTGCTATGCGGGCCGCTAATATTTCCCCCAGTATTGCTACTCGTAGCATATAA